A genomic segment from Brienomyrus brachyistius isolate T26 chromosome 9, BBRACH_0.4, whole genome shotgun sequence encodes:
- the bola1 gene encoding bolA-like protein 1 — MLHRVLHNTRPLLSTLSFSWNTVPARPRMDTSRPVERTIWAKLTQALDPKHLEVLNESHMHAVPPGSESHFRVLVVSSRFEGLSLLQRHRLVNEALRAELSSSVHALAIQAKTPEQWQENPTLAKSPPCLGGSKHDDTVAEKLKAAQD; from the coding sequence ATGCTGCACAGAGTCCTCCATAACACTCGACCCCTTCTCAGCACTCTCTCCTTCTCCTGGAACACCGTCCCAGCCCGGCCTCGGATGGACACCAGCCGGCCGGTTGAGCGCACCATATGGGCCAAGCTGACCCAGGCCCTGGATCCGAAGCACCTGGAGGTCCTGAATGAGAGCCATATGCACGCAGTCCCTCCTGGGTCGGAGTCTCACTTCCGGGTGCTGGTGGTGAGCTCCCGCTTCGAGGggctctccctgctgcagcgcCACAGGCTGGTGAATGAGGCGTTACGAGCAGAGCTCAGCAGCTCTGTGCACGCCCTGGCCATCCAGGCCAAGACACCAGAGCAGTGGCAGGAAAACCCCACCCTAGCCAAGAGCCCACCGTGCTTGGGGGGCTCAAAGCATGACGACACTGTGGCTGAAAAACTAAAAGCAGCTCAGGACTGA